The Xiphias gladius isolate SHS-SW01 ecotype Sanya breed wild chromosome 4, ASM1685928v1, whole genome shotgun sequence genome includes a window with the following:
- the LOC120789079 gene encoding heparan sulfate glucosamine 3-O-sulfotransferase 5, whose product MLFQQQALLRQKLFVLGSLAIGSVLYLVARVGTLDRLQPICPIESRLTAPEPEQIPLRTLQFKRGLLHELRKGNATKEQIRLQNLVQQLPQAIIIGVRKGGTRALLEMLNLHPAVVKASQEIHFFDNDQNYARGIDWYRGKMPFSFPHQITIEKSPAYFITEEVPERIFKMNSSIKLLIIVREPTTRAVSDYTQVLEGKERKNKTYHKFEKLAIDANTCEVNTKYKAVRTSIYTKHLERWLKYFPVEQFHIVDGDRLITDPLPELQLVERFLNLPSRISQYNLYFNATRGFYCLRFNIVFNKCLAGSKGRIHPEVDPSVVTKLQKFFHPFNQKFYQITGRTFNWP is encoded by the exons ATGCTATTCCAACAGCAGGCATTGCTGAGACAGAAGCTCTTCGTTCTGGGCAGCCTTGCTATCGGAAGTGTTCTTTATCTCGTGGCCAGGGTTGGGACCTTGGATAG gCTACAGCCCATTTGCCCCATTGAAAGCAGACTGACTGCCCCTGAGCCAGAGCAAATCCCTCTCCGTACCCTGCAGTTTAAGCGAGGCCTGCTCCATGAATTACGTAAGGGCAATGCCACCAAAGAGCAGATCCGCCTTCAAAACCTGGTCCAGCAGCTGCCTCAGGCCATCATCATCGGGGTGCGCAAAGGGGGCACCCGTGCCCTGCTGGAGATGCTCAACCTGCATCCGGCAGTGGTCAAGGCTTCACAGGAGATCCACTTCTTTGACAATGACCAAAACTACGCCCGGGGTATCGACTGGTACAGAGGGAAAATGCCCTTCTCCTTCCCTCATCAGATCACCATTGAGAAGAGCCCTGCCTACTTCATCACAGAGGAGGTCCCTGAACGCATCTTCAAGATGAACTCCTCCATCAAGCTTCTGATCATCGTCCGCGAGCCCACCACCAGAGCTGTATCTGACTACACGCAAGTTCTGGAGGGCAAGGAGCGCAAAAACAAGACCTACCACAAGTTTGAGAAGCTTGCTATCGACGCTAACACCTGCGAGgttaacacaaagtacaaagcTGTCCGGACCAGCATCTACACCAAACATTTGGAGCGCTGGCTGAAGTACTTTCCTGTGGAGCAGTTCCACATCGTGGATGGGGACCGCCTTATCACGGACCCGCTGCCGGAGCTGCAGCTCGTCGAGCGCTTCCTCAACTTACCCTCAAGGATCAGCCAATATAACCTGTACTTCAATGCCACCAGGGGATTTTACTGTCTGCGATTTAACATTGTCTTCAACAAGTGCCTGGCAGGCAGCAAGGGCCGCATCCATCCAGAGGTGGACCCCTCAGTGGTGACTAAATTGCAGAAGTTCTTTCACCCCTTCAATCAGAAGTTTTACCAGATCACTGGTAGAACATTCAACTGGCCATGA